The genome window CTGAGGGGCCTGCGCGACAGCGGCGTGACCATCCTGCTCATCACCCACAAGCTCCCGGAGATCATGGCCGTGTGCGACGCCGTGTCGGTGATGCGGGCGGGCCGGATCGTCGGACACCGGACTCCGGCCCAAACCACGCCGGCGGAACTCGCCGAGCTCATGGTGGGGCGCAAGGTCGCGCTCGATCGCGAGCATGAGCCCGGCACGGTGGGCGCGCTGGCGCTGCAAGTCGACGACGTCACCTGGCGCGACGCCGCCGGAACCGTGCGCCTCGACCGGGTTTCGTTCGAGCTGCGCTCGGGCGAGGTGCTGGGGGTGGCGGGTGTGTCCGGCAACGGCCAGTCGGTGCTCCTGGACGTGCTGGCGGGCATTTCCCCGATACAGGAAGGGCGGCTGGCGCTCGCGGGCGGCACCGTCGACCGCGCGCACCCGGCGGACAACGCGCGAATGCGCCGGCTGCGCGTGGCCCACGTGCCGGAAGACCGCCAGCGCCGCGGGCTGGTGTTGCCGTTCGAGGCCCGCGAGAACGCCATGCTCGGCTATCCCGGGCATTTCGGTGACGGGATCTGGGCGTGGCCGGCCGCCATGGAGTCCCGGGCATTCCCCATCATGAACGACTTCGACGTGCGCCCCCTGGATACACGGTTACCGGCCAGCGGCTTCTCCGGCGGCAACCAGCAAAAGCTGGTCATCGCCCGGGAGTTCACCGAGGGCCCGGAAATCCTGCTCCTGGCGCAGCCGACACGGGGAGTGGACATCGGCGCCATCGAGTTCATCCACGAGAAAATCCTCTCCCTCAAGCGGCAAGGCTGCGCGATCCTGCTGGTCTCGGC of Deltaproteobacteria bacterium contains these proteins:
- a CDS encoding ABC transporter ATP-binding protein, whose product is PADAIGHGIGMVHQHFMLVPTFTVLENVMLGAEPHARLKFAAAEVRAGLLELKRSIGLDVDPDAVVEDLPVGVQQRVEILKALRRGARILILDEPTGVLTPADAERLFEILRGLRDSGVTILLITHKLPEIMAVCDAVSVMRAGRIVGHRTPAQTTPAELAELMVGRKVALDREHEPGTVGALALQVDDVTWRDAAGTVRLDRVSFELRSGEVLGVAGVSGNGQSVLLDVLAGISPIQEGRLALAGGTVDRAHPADNARMRRLRVAHVPEDRQRRGLVLPFEARENAMLGYPGHFGDGIWAWPAAMESRAFPIMNDFDVRPLDTRLPASGFSGGNQQKLVIAREFTEGPEILLLAQPTRGVDIGAIEFIHEKILSLKRQGCAILLVSAELDEILALSDRIMVMHAGRVVGTVDRGAATRRQLGLMMAGEAPA